From the genome of Hyalangium gracile, one region includes:
- a CDS encoding B12-binding domain-containing radical SAM protein has translation MHGRRVLSPVLLLGAGTGEATCGILYLAGYLRRGGIEAFVRLYDGDETEEAVARSLEAMVARVRPRLVGISLKWFHHVHRALLLARTLRRIDPEIRIVVGGNSASYWWRELSGFDCIDHVILGDGELPLLALCQGAPSPPNCITRAPDGSPRRLPLAYVQGTKNSEDVYYSHFNDIFLSRQDLHAYSGWVAPGKGCGENCLYCGGARGNQKADFGRAKPFLRPEENVRRDHQETAHRTWQYRYDFSGSSAEFLQSTWAGVDLSRHSCTYFLWGVARMELIDALAQTFEKVYMVLDIGCFSEQQRLEQMRRGLLKPCATDWQLMELIEQCHRHPNLDVEVSGIAGLPFASAATLEEEVRLVKRVIGMDCVVGYQRLEAQPGALVTEHPARFDMETEARTFAEFLEYFEQREPGEVTVPMIRFRDAALEAAVQRTSDHVDSLMWEHRAARRRIAINGRTRLLNTAPSTLQFKLGDWLGQHRVPAKVAQEQVTVVRSVDGTGMACAPSVSPRRFTDPTLDQGEDGKILLSTLAAFERPTTVSSAVAQLGAKVRLDPDSALEVIEHLVDGRFLQPA, from the coding sequence ATGCATGGCCGTCGTGTCCTCTCTCCAGTCCTCCTGCTCGGCGCCGGTACCGGCGAGGCTACTTGCGGGATCCTCTACCTCGCGGGCTATCTGCGACGCGGCGGCATCGAGGCCTTCGTCCGGCTCTATGACGGGGATGAGACCGAAGAAGCGGTCGCACGCTCGCTCGAAGCCATGGTGGCGCGCGTACGCCCTCGGCTGGTCGGCATCAGCCTCAAGTGGTTCCACCACGTCCACCGAGCGCTGCTCCTGGCCCGGACGCTGCGCCGGATCGATCCCGAGATCCGGATCGTCGTGGGCGGAAACTCCGCGTCGTACTGGTGGCGGGAGCTGAGCGGGTTCGACTGCATCGATCACGTCATCCTGGGCGACGGCGAGCTGCCGCTGCTCGCGCTCTGCCAGGGTGCCCCCTCCCCTCCGAACTGCATCACCCGGGCTCCGGACGGCAGTCCGCGACGGCTGCCCCTGGCGTACGTGCAAGGCACCAAGAACAGCGAGGACGTCTACTACTCGCACTTCAACGACATCTTCCTCAGCCGCCAGGATCTCCACGCCTACTCGGGCTGGGTCGCGCCCGGTAAGGGGTGCGGTGAGAACTGCCTCTATTGCGGTGGGGCCCGCGGCAACCAGAAGGCGGACTTCGGACGCGCGAAGCCATTCCTGCGGCCCGAGGAGAACGTGCGCCGCGATCATCAGGAGACCGCTCACCGGACGTGGCAGTACCGCTACGACTTCTCGGGAAGCTCGGCGGAGTTTCTGCAGAGCACCTGGGCCGGGGTCGATCTCTCACGCCACTCCTGCACGTATTTCTTGTGGGGTGTGGCGCGGATGGAGCTCATCGACGCTCTGGCCCAGACCTTCGAGAAGGTCTACATGGTGCTCGACATCGGCTGCTTCTCGGAGCAGCAGCGGCTCGAGCAGATGCGTCGCGGCCTCCTCAAACCATGTGCCACGGACTGGCAGCTCATGGAGCTGATCGAACAGTGCCACCGCCATCCCAATCTGGACGTCGAGGTCTCTGGCATCGCGGGCCTGCCCTTCGCCAGCGCCGCCACGCTCGAAGAGGAAGTCCGTCTGGTGAAGCGCGTGATCGGCATGGACTGCGTGGTGGGCTACCAGCGGCTCGAAGCGCAGCCGGGGGCGCTCGTCACCGAGCACCCCGCGCGGTTCGACATGGAGACCGAGGCGCGAACGTTCGCGGAGTTCCTCGAGTACTTCGAGCAGCGTGAGCCGGGCGAGGTAACGGTGCCGATGATCCGCTTCCGTGACGCGGCACTCGAGGCGGCGGTGCAGCGCACCTCCGATCACGTGGACTCCCTCATGTGGGAGCACCGCGCCGCGAGGCGAAGGATCGCCATCAACGGACGCACGCGCTTGCTGAATACCGCCCCCTCGACGCTCCAGTTCAAGCTCGGAGATTGGTTGGGCCAGCACCGGGTCCCCGCCAAGGTGGCCCAGGAGCAGGTGACCGTCGTGCGCTCGGTGGACGGAACGGGCATGGCCTGCGCACCTTCGGTCAGCCCTCGAAGGTTCACCGATCCGACGCTCGACCAGGGCGAGGACGGGAAGATCCTCCTGAGCACCCTGGCCGCCTTCGAGCGTCCGACGACGGTGTCCAGCGCGGTGGCGCAGCTGGGAGCCAAGGTGAGGCTCGACCCGGACTCAGCGCTCGAGGTCATCGAGCATCTCGTGGACGGGCGCTTCCTGCAGCCGGCGTGA
- a CDS encoding cytochrome C, with amino-acid sequence MRDFKLGSWVVLGLAVAAPMGGMECGDEELARAERKRIEQGLALSPVPLDLAGKDRDLVGLGSYIVNAQGACNDCHTYPSFVEGGDPFLGEPEQINSAHFLSGGRPFGPDIVSTNLTPDGAGNPGGLSYDAFVHLIRTGRDEDGSILQVMPWPVYKNMTERDLRAIYEYLRAIPHAEPGP; translated from the coding sequence ATGCGCGACTTCAAGTTGGGAAGCTGGGTGGTGCTCGGCCTCGCGGTGGCTGCTCCGATGGGGGGCATGGAGTGCGGCGATGAGGAGCTCGCGCGCGCGGAACGGAAGCGGATCGAGCAGGGGCTGGCCCTCTCACCTGTGCCCCTCGACCTGGCCGGGAAGGACCGCGACCTGGTGGGGCTCGGCAGCTACATCGTCAACGCGCAGGGGGCCTGCAACGACTGCCACACCTACCCATCCTTCGTCGAGGGAGGCGACCCGTTCCTGGGCGAGCCGGAGCAGATCAACTCGGCGCACTTCCTTTCGGGCGGGAGGCCCTTCGGGCCCGACATCGTCTCGACCAACCTCACCCCGGATGGCGCGGGCAATCCGGGCGGGCTGTCCTACGACGCCTTCGTGCACCTCATCCGCACTGGCAGGGACGAGGATGGCTCGATCCTTCAGGTCATGCCGTGGCCCGTCTACAAGAACATGACCGAACGCGATCTGCGCGCCATCTACGAGTACCTGCGAGCCATTCCCCACGCCGAGCCCGGTCCTTGA
- a CDS encoding RCC1 domain-containing protein, with amino-acid sequence MRQEMKGMHLWAVLAGVAWLACGVPPEAQAPGAEQVLSTQEQALCAGLDVSELTLDGISSFEGELAGAGTYAVSGMADGVLVEYRVDGTLAMKQEIPTTGGDWFYSQSGMNCGVHSVEVTAYPMVLDSNGVRAPCLSVSRSLFQNVQQACPGVSAGYQHTLELKADGTVWSWGYNFNGQLGIGHRAPRSTPQKVRGLSNIVAVATGSYHSVALKEDGTVWTWGNNGNGQLGDGTTTLRSFPVQVPNLSDVVAVGAGSFHTLALKKDGTVWAWGHNSYGQIGDGTTIQRNSPVRVTSLSGMGSLSAGQFHSVAWKKDNTVFAWGANDYGQLGDGTTTYRPTPVRVMGLSNAAAVTAGFYHTLALKKDGSVATWGNNFYGQLGDGTTTNRSVPSEVPGLNGVTRLAAGFYFSAVLLEDGTVWGWGDNGSGQLGDGTTARSFTPVQVSGLSDVMGLDSGDNHTVAMTTDGSVYAWGSNVSGQLGDGTITQRNTPVVPVLPPIKKVSAGDSYTVVMKQDGKVYTWGRNSERQLCDGSTVSRSEPDEPVWDIDGVVDISAGGYHVMALKEDGTVWTWGYNGYGSLGDGSTTERLTAVQVSGLSNVVAISAGWYHSLALKADGTVWAWGYNGYGLLGDGTTTQRLIPVRVTGLTGVIAVSAGGYHSVALKADGTVWAWGYNAHGQLGDGTTTQRWTPVKTSSLTDAVDISAGGYHTMAVRQYGYVSAWGYNGYGQLGDQTTTNRSTPVLVNSLSGVSGIATRGYSTVAVKLDGTVWTWGYNFHGQLGDGTTNNRLMRVQVPGLTATTTVASGFYHSAAVASDGTLWTWGSNGEGELGDGTTMRRVTPVMLTHFMQ; translated from the coding sequence ATGAGGCAAGAGATGAAGGGCATGCACCTGTGGGCGGTCCTGGCGGGAGTGGCGTGGCTGGCCTGCGGAGTGCCCCCGGAAGCACAGGCGCCGGGTGCCGAGCAGGTGCTGAGCACCCAGGAGCAGGCGCTGTGCGCGGGGCTGGACGTGAGCGAGCTGACGCTGGACGGGATCAGCTCGTTCGAAGGGGAGCTGGCGGGCGCCGGGACCTATGCGGTGTCGGGCATGGCGGACGGGGTCCTCGTGGAGTACCGCGTGGACGGCACGCTGGCGATGAAGCAAGAGATTCCGACGACCGGGGGCGACTGGTTCTACAGCCAGTCCGGGATGAACTGTGGCGTGCACTCGGTGGAGGTGACGGCCTACCCGATGGTGCTCGACAGCAATGGCGTGCGCGCGCCGTGCTTGAGCGTCTCCCGGTCGCTCTTCCAGAACGTGCAGCAGGCCTGCCCCGGCGTCTCCGCGGGCTACCAGCACACGCTGGAGCTGAAGGCGGACGGAACCGTGTGGTCCTGGGGCTACAACTTCAATGGTCAGCTGGGGATCGGCCACCGAGCCCCTCGCTCCACGCCTCAGAAGGTGAGGGGGTTGAGCAACATCGTCGCCGTGGCCACGGGCTCCTACCACTCGGTGGCGCTGAAGGAGGACGGCACCGTGTGGACCTGGGGCAACAACGGCAACGGTCAGCTGGGAGATGGGACGACCACGCTGCGCTCGTTCCCCGTGCAGGTGCCGAACCTGAGCGATGTCGTCGCGGTGGGCGCCGGCTCCTTCCACACGCTGGCGCTGAAGAAGGACGGCACTGTCTGGGCGTGGGGCCACAACTCCTACGGGCAGATCGGAGACGGGACGACGATCCAGCGCAACTCACCGGTGCGGGTGACGAGCCTGAGCGGCATGGGCTCCCTCTCGGCGGGCCAGTTCCACTCGGTGGCGTGGAAGAAGGACAACACCGTGTTCGCCTGGGGGGCCAACGACTACGGCCAGCTCGGAGACGGGACGACGACGTACCGGCCGACGCCCGTGCGCGTCATGGGTCTGTCCAACGCCGCCGCGGTGACGGCGGGCTTCTATCACACGCTGGCGCTGAAGAAGGACGGCAGCGTCGCCACGTGGGGCAACAACTTCTACGGACAGCTCGGCGATGGGACGACCACCAACCGCTCGGTCCCGTCGGAGGTGCCTGGGCTCAACGGCGTCACTCGCCTGGCCGCTGGCTTCTACTTCTCCGCGGTCCTCCTGGAGGACGGGACCGTCTGGGGCTGGGGTGATAACGGCTCTGGCCAGCTCGGGGACGGGACGACCGCCCGCAGCTTCACCCCCGTCCAGGTGAGCGGCCTGTCGGACGTGATGGGGCTCGACTCCGGGGACAACCACACGGTGGCGATGACGACGGATGGCTCCGTGTATGCCTGGGGCTCGAACGTCTCCGGTCAGCTCGGAGACGGCACCATCACCCAGCGCAACACGCCCGTGGTGCCGGTGCTGCCTCCCATCAAGAAGGTGTCCGCGGGCGACTCGTACACGGTGGTGATGAAGCAGGATGGCAAGGTCTACACCTGGGGCCGCAACTCCGAGCGGCAGCTCTGCGACGGCTCGACCGTGAGCCGCTCCGAGCCGGATGAGCCGGTATGGGACATCGATGGCGTCGTCGACATCAGCGCGGGCGGATACCACGTCATGGCGCTGAAGGAGGACGGCACCGTGTGGACGTGGGGCTACAACGGCTATGGCTCGCTCGGGGATGGGTCCACCACCGAGCGGCTGACCGCCGTGCAGGTGTCGGGACTCAGCAACGTCGTCGCCATCTCCGCGGGGTGGTACCACTCGTTGGCGCTGAAGGCGGATGGCACCGTCTGGGCGTGGGGCTACAACGGCTATGGCCTGCTCGGGGATGGGACGACCACCCAGCGGCTGATCCCCGTGCGAGTGACGGGCCTCACCGGCGTCATCGCCGTGAGCGCCGGTGGGTACCACTCCGTGGCGCTGAAGGCGGATGGCACCGTGTGGGCGTGGGGCTACAACGCCCATGGACAGCTCGGGGATGGGACCACGACCCAGCGGTGGACGCCGGTGAAGACGTCTTCACTCACCGACGCCGTCGACATCTCCGCGGGGGGCTACCACACCATGGCCGTGCGCCAGTACGGCTATGTCTCGGCCTGGGGCTACAACGGCTACGGCCAGCTGGGAGACCAGACGACGACCAACCGCTCCACGCCCGTGTTGGTGAATTCCCTGAGCGGTGTCAGCGGCATCGCAACTCGGGGCTATTCGACCGTCGCGGTGAAGCTGGACGGCACCGTGTGGACGTGGGGTTACAACTTCCATGGCCAGCTCGGGGATGGAACGACCAACAACCGCCTGATGCGGGTGCAGGTGCCCGGTCTCACCGCTACCACCACGGTCGCCTCGGGCTTCTACCATTCAGCGGCGGTGGCGTCGGATGGCACCCTCTGGACGTGGGGCTCGAACGGCGAGGGGGAACTCGGTGATGGGACGACCATGCGCCGGGTGACGCCCGTGATGTTGACGCACTTCATGCAGTGA
- the dpdD gene encoding protein DpdD — translation MSLDIPSFLQRFFGAGNDFSLGEIEKGGNTPAGKLRPWVERLRTHSPQRTVLPYWRKGQKIDWYGMAFTDAELRILGEELTAFIGPSYSDFRGLPAVLDESHPIERAVRELTGGRAFHFRGRNSSGDKDIFNGLTLLRTSWEYRKGRARALPRATSAVLRDLYLAIQAGHRASAEEHLRFLQENFRLDALNLLFLRVQILSALASPEELLRLPDLGSLLQVRRPLPVTWALMTAVYQQELAPLEAAGDAVRAVARFREEVLPVYGNLYEKRAGALRPEIVKSFMLLAVAQERPALRDELLSLPLPPSEKTFLLQIAALLPAAAPAPAANPLEGARQAALLADFDRAFSLSRQASPSLERTRLLFECAYELGTLEAEHEADRAFHALAPGEQETLLRSRSNRDFYAAIAGRATARVQGSAIPTDWIEWLRRLREDARWERAQETARQGAFEWSIEALLSPQPRTEELALLIQEVGMGDAFQDALPHLLAFFQRDEAFPRAEFRGVYLRLVEALVYGTQGGVDAVRIFNELAEALLRIGLRSELYSELVGQAEELWKSWCSPVLLDGMIDFLDLLMVYPCSGETVRQRMLGTLTSQLGKIRERVDASQWHLLRKLSIELSMSGLLGSQEGGASASEALKGLQEDAKALANKKVVIYTLTEAAGRRVRDVLEETFPKVQVQLSHDKVGNDRLKQLARDSDLFVMVTASAKHAATLFIESHRPKDRPLLRPSGKGSASALRVIFDYLKSTISVNP, via the coding sequence ATGAGCTTGGACATTCCCTCGTTCCTCCAGCGCTTCTTCGGCGCCGGCAATGACTTCTCCCTGGGAGAGATCGAGAAGGGAGGGAACACCCCCGCAGGCAAGCTTCGCCCGTGGGTGGAGCGGCTGCGCACCCACTCGCCTCAGCGGACCGTGCTGCCCTACTGGCGGAAGGGCCAGAAGATCGATTGGTATGGAATGGCGTTCACCGACGCGGAACTCCGGATCCTCGGTGAGGAACTCACCGCGTTCATCGGCCCGAGCTACTCGGACTTTCGTGGGCTGCCCGCCGTGCTGGACGAGTCCCATCCCATCGAGCGCGCCGTGCGCGAGCTCACGGGAGGGCGGGCCTTTCACTTCCGCGGGCGGAATTCCAGTGGGGACAAGGACATCTTCAATGGGCTGACCCTGCTGCGCACCAGCTGGGAGTACCGCAAGGGGCGTGCCCGGGCGCTCCCCCGAGCCACCAGCGCCGTCCTTCGGGATCTCTACCTGGCGATCCAGGCGGGGCACCGCGCCTCCGCCGAGGAGCATCTGCGCTTCCTTCAGGAAAACTTTCGGCTGGACGCGCTGAACCTCTTGTTCCTCCGGGTGCAGATCCTCTCCGCGCTTGCCAGCCCCGAGGAGCTCCTGCGCCTGCCGGATCTGGGGAGCCTGCTGCAGGTTCGTCGGCCGCTGCCCGTCACCTGGGCCCTCATGACGGCCGTCTACCAGCAGGAACTCGCCCCGCTGGAGGCCGCGGGTGATGCGGTCCGGGCGGTGGCGCGTTTCCGGGAGGAAGTCCTCCCCGTCTACGGCAACCTCTATGAGAAGCGGGCGGGCGCTCTCCGGCCGGAGATCGTCAAAAGCTTCATGCTGCTCGCGGTGGCTCAGGAGCGGCCCGCACTGCGCGACGAATTGCTGTCGCTGCCTCTGCCTCCATCCGAGAAGACCTTCCTCCTCCAGATCGCGGCGCTCTTGCCGGCCGCCGCGCCAGCTCCGGCGGCCAACCCGCTGGAAGGAGCACGTCAAGCGGCCTTGCTGGCGGACTTCGATCGAGCTTTCTCCCTCTCACGTCAGGCCAGCCCTTCGCTCGAGCGGACACGGCTCCTGTTCGAGTGCGCGTACGAGCTGGGCACCCTCGAGGCCGAGCATGAGGCGGATCGTGCCTTCCATGCGCTCGCTCCCGGCGAACAGGAGACGCTCCTGCGCTCCCGCAGCAACCGGGACTTCTATGCGGCCATTGCCGGAAGAGCGACCGCTCGCGTTCAGGGAAGTGCGATCCCCACGGACTGGATCGAATGGCTTCGGCGCCTCCGCGAGGATGCCCGATGGGAACGAGCGCAGGAGACGGCGCGGCAGGGCGCATTCGAGTGGTCCATCGAGGCACTGCTCTCTCCGCAACCGCGCACGGAGGAGCTGGCCCTGCTCATCCAGGAAGTGGGCATGGGGGATGCCTTCCAGGATGCACTTCCCCATCTGCTTGCTTTCTTCCAGCGGGACGAGGCGTTTCCCCGGGCCGAGTTTCGGGGTGTCTACCTCCGGCTCGTCGAGGCGCTCGTCTATGGCACCCAGGGTGGCGTGGATGCCGTGCGGATCTTCAATGAGCTGGCCGAGGCACTTCTCCGCATCGGCCTGCGCTCCGAGCTCTACTCGGAACTGGTCGGTCAGGCCGAGGAACTCTGGAAGAGCTGGTGCTCCCCCGTCCTGCTGGATGGGATGATCGACTTCCTGGATCTGTTGATGGTCTACCCGTGCTCGGGCGAAACAGTGCGCCAGCGCATGCTCGGTACCCTCACGAGCCAGTTGGGGAAGATCCGCGAGCGGGTCGATGCGTCGCAGTGGCATCTGCTGCGGAAGCTGAGCATCGAATTGTCCATGTCGGGCCTGCTCGGCTCCCAGGAGGGCGGCGCTTCAGCCTCCGAGGCGCTGAAGGGGCTTCAAGAAGACGCCAAGGCCTTGGCGAACAAGAAGGTCGTCATCTACACGCTGACCGAGGCGGCGGGCCGGCGTGTCCGCGACGTTCTGGAGGAGACGTTTCCCAAGGTTCAGGTCCAGCTCAGTCACGACAAGGTGGGCAACGATCGGCTCAAGCAACTGGCGCGGGACTCGGACCTTTTCGTCATGGTGACGGCCAGTGCCAAGCACGCGGCGACGCTTTTCATCGAGAGTCACAGGCCCAAGGACCGGCCGTTGCTGCGGCCGAGCGGCAAGGGGAGCGCGAGCGCGCTGCGGGTCATTTTTGATTACCTGAAGTCCACGATTTCGGTGAATCCCTGA
- a CDS encoding DUF4190 domain-containing protein — protein MSTLDVPLGPTSARCATHPTEASSGTCARCGTFFCPRCVKRISNQDWCSACAARPEVDYLERLRLKLWGRRDAAAWVFGAFGLLLALITILSVLQRRMSWLLQLLMAACAVASITFFLGRKWAREALIVTSLSCAMAFLAVGPRASAVVFLVAGCSVSLLYLNTRNRLFFQEQVSTARLQRLWNVLENNPRARDAMNLGLASLFFPLFAPMALLLGVVALQRVDPHAQPPIGRKGQAIVGIVLGTVMTVLWGLLLWSVANSSREENY, from the coding sequence GTGTCCACCCTCGACGTTCCGCTTGGCCCCACCTCTGCCCGCTGTGCCACCCACCCGACGGAGGCCTCCAGCGGCACGTGCGCGCGCTGCGGCACCTTCTTCTGTCCCAGGTGCGTGAAGCGGATCTCCAACCAGGACTGGTGCTCGGCGTGCGCGGCCCGCCCGGAGGTCGACTACCTGGAGCGCCTGCGCCTCAAGCTGTGGGGACGCCGAGACGCCGCGGCCTGGGTGTTCGGTGCCTTCGGGCTGCTGCTCGCGCTCATCACGATCCTGTCGGTGTTGCAGCGGCGGATGTCCTGGCTGCTCCAGCTGCTCATGGCGGCCTGCGCGGTGGCCAGCATCACCTTCTTCCTGGGCAGGAAGTGGGCGCGAGAGGCACTCATCGTCACGTCCCTGAGCTGCGCCATGGCGTTCCTGGCGGTCGGCCCCCGGGCCAGCGCGGTCGTCTTCCTGGTCGCCGGCTGCAGCGTGAGCCTGCTCTACCTCAATACGCGCAACCGGCTTTTCTTCCAGGAGCAGGTCTCAACCGCCCGACTCCAGCGCCTGTGGAACGTGCTGGAGAACAACCCGAGAGCCCGCGATGCGATGAACCTGGGCCTCGCGTCCCTCTTCTTTCCGCTCTTCGCACCGATGGCCCTCCTCCTCGGAGTGGTAGCCCTGCAGCGGGTGGATCCGCACGCCCAGCCCCCCATCGGGCGCAAGGGCCAGGCTATCGTCGGCATCGTCCTGGGAACCGTCATGACGGTCCTCTGGGGCCTGCTGCTGTGGAGCGTCGCCAACAGCAGCCGCGAGGAGAACTACTGA
- a CDS encoding kelch repeat-containing protein: protein MSFKAQLTVVLALVLAACGPDLEGASWSGLDPGAEEHALAVGPPVRGGVAMMTTARGNHTATRLADGRVLVVGGNTTTNTGGAVPLASAEVYDPATGAWSPTGSLAQARHSHTATLMPDGRVLVVGGQTADLVRVATAELYDPGTGTWSPAGSMANARFIHTATLLPNGKVLVAGGVGTSATLATAELYDPATGTWATTGSMAQARYSHSATLLATGKVLVAGGSGSGILATAQLYNPATGTWAATGSMPQVRASHPATVMPDGKVLVTGGSTGTGALATAVTYNPATGTWAAASSIGSVRRGHTATLLSNGRVLLAGGSDVSTNLSSALEYGPTSGALTTGSLSLIRSGHTATALLDGRVLVTGGYGATGILQSSEVYDPANASWGSTLWQGRAFHTATLLADGKVLVTGGYTTSVSTQYEASAELYDPATGGWTPTGSLALGRIRHTATRLADGRVLVVGGWTSLDLTATAELYDPATGTWTPTGSMTEARQFHTATLMPDGKVLVAGGWAGSFALMSAELYDPATGAWTPAGSMTEHRYAHTATLLPDGKVLVVGGAFVGSALQSAEVYDPTTDTWSATASPAEGRGSHTATLLPNGKVLVAGGWVGTFALKTAELYDPTTGAWSATGSMTQGRSGHSAVLLADGRVLVLAGLLDSSAPHLASVEIYTPTGVWATAPSIGIARHDHTATLLPTGKVLVTGGSSRNLDKTSSIVLSQSEVYELPAALWSRTGSMAQARRLHTATLLADGRVLVAGGQGSSGYLATAELYDPATGTWTPTGSLGTARSHHTATLLADGRVLVAGGTNASGRLATAQLYDPTTGTWTATGSLAGARYFHTATRQPDGKVLVVGGSGASGALATTQLYDPATGTWTAGGSLAWARQSHTATLMPDGRIMVVGGVGTSGAAVTSGEFSPMGGIAWRSTGTSVQARQSHSATLVSGGRILVAGGTGTGGPFRSSELSVNGAAWIASGALLEARYLHTATVLPDGRVLVVGGRSATVSLASSEVYTPATGMWTASGSLTQARRYHTTTLLPGGRLLVVGGEGADNVFLATAEVN, encoded by the coding sequence ATGTCGTTCAAGGCACAGCTGACAGTAGTTCTCGCCCTCGTACTCGCCGCGTGCGGTCCAGACCTGGAGGGGGCGAGCTGGTCCGGCCTCGACCCGGGCGCCGAGGAGCACGCCCTGGCCGTGGGCCCTCCGGTGAGGGGCGGGGTGGCGATGATGACCACCGCTCGGGGCAACCACACGGCGACACGGCTGGCCGATGGCCGGGTGCTCGTGGTGGGCGGCAACACCACCACCAACACCGGCGGCGCCGTGCCGCTCGCCAGCGCCGAGGTGTATGACCCGGCCACCGGTGCCTGGTCCCCCACCGGTTCGCTTGCCCAGGCACGCCACAGTCACACGGCGACGCTGATGCCCGATGGCCGGGTGCTCGTCGTGGGCGGTCAAACCGCCGACCTCGTCCGCGTCGCCACCGCGGAGCTGTATGACCCAGGCACCGGCACCTGGTCTCCCGCCGGCTCGATGGCGAACGCCCGCTTCATCCACACGGCGACGCTCCTTCCCAACGGCAAGGTGCTCGTCGCCGGCGGGGTGGGCACCAGCGCAACCCTGGCCACCGCGGAGCTGTATGATCCGGCCACCGGCACCTGGGCCACCACCGGCTCGATGGCGCAGGCCCGCTATTCCCACTCGGCGACGCTGCTGGCCACCGGCAAGGTGCTCGTGGCCGGCGGGAGTGGATCGGGCATCCTCGCCACGGCCCAGCTCTACAACCCGGCCACTGGCACCTGGGCCGCCACCGGCTCGATGCCTCAGGTCCGCGCCAGCCATCCGGCCACGGTGATGCCCGATGGCAAGGTGCTCGTCACCGGAGGCTCCACCGGCACCGGCGCCCTCGCCACGGCCGTGACGTACAACCCGGCCACCGGCACCTGGGCCGCTGCCTCCTCGATCGGCTCGGTCCGCCGGGGCCATACGGCGACGCTGCTGTCCAACGGCAGGGTGCTCCTCGCCGGAGGGAGCGACGTCAGCACCAACCTCTCCAGCGCCCTGGAATACGGGCCGACCTCCGGTGCCCTCACCACCGGCTCGCTCTCCCTGATTCGCTCCGGACATACGGCCACGGCGCTCCTCGATGGGCGCGTGCTCGTCACCGGCGGGTACGGTGCCACCGGCATCCTTCAGTCCTCCGAGGTGTATGACCCGGCCAATGCCTCCTGGGGCTCGACCCTCTGGCAGGGCCGCGCCTTCCACACGGCGACGCTGCTGGCAGATGGCAAGGTGCTCGTCACGGGCGGATACACCACCTCCGTGTCCACCCAATACGAAGCCAGCGCCGAGCTCTATGACCCGGCCACCGGGGGTTGGACCCCCACCGGTTCGCTCGCGCTGGGCCGCATCCGCCACACGGCGACGCGACTGGCCGATGGCCGGGTGCTCGTCGTGGGCGGGTGGACCTCCCTCGATCTCACGGCCACCGCCGAGCTGTACGATCCGGCCACCGGCACCTGGACTCCCACCGGCTCCATGACGGAGGCCCGCCAGTTCCACACGGCGACACTGATGCCTGATGGCAAGGTGCTCGTCGCGGGGGGATGGGCCGGCTCTTTCGCCCTGATGAGCGCCGAGCTGTACGATCCGGCCACCGGCGCCTGGACTCCCGCCGGCTCCATGACAGAGCACCGCTATGCTCACACGGCGACGCTGCTGCCCGATGGCAAGGTGCTCGTCGTAGGTGGGGCTTTCGTCGGGAGCGCCTTGCAGAGCGCCGAGGTTTATGACCCGACCACCGACACCTGGTCCGCGACGGCTTCACCAGCGGAGGGCCGCGGCTCCCACACGGCGACGCTGCTTCCCAATGGCAAGGTGCTCGTCGCGGGGGGATGGGTTGGCACTTTCGCCCTGAAGACCGCCGAGCTGTATGACCCGACCACCGGCGCCTGGTCCGCTACAGGCTCGATGACGCAGGGCCGCTCCGGACACTCGGCCGTTCTGCTGGCCGATGGCCGGGTGCTCGTGCTGGCAGGGTTGCTCGATAGCAGCGCTCCCCACCTGGCCAGCGTGGAGATCTATACCCCCACCGGGGTCTGGGCCACCGCGCCATCGATCGGGATCGCTCGCCACGACCACACGGCGACGCTGCTGCCCACGGGCAAGGTGCTCGTCACGGGCGGCTCCAGTCGCAACCTCGACAAGACCTCCAGCATCGTCCTCTCCCAGTCGGAGGTTTACGAGCTCCCCGCGGCGCTCTGGAGCCGCACCGGCTCGATGGCTCAGGCGCGGCGCCTCCACACGGCGACGCTGTTGGCCGATGGCCGGGTGCTCGTGGCGGGCGGACAGGGCTCCAGCGGCTACCTCGCGACAGCCGAGCTCTATGATCCGGCTACCGGCACCTGGACGCCGACGGGATCGCTCGGGACGGCGCGGAGCCATCACACGGCGACGCTGCTGGCGGATGGCCGCGTGCTGGTCGCCGGTGGGACCAACGCCAGCGGCCGGCTGGCCACCGCCCAGCTGTATGACCCGACGACCGGCACCTGGACGGCGACAGGCTCGCTCGCGGGGGCCCGCTACTTCCATACGGCGACGCGGCAGCCCGATGGCAAGGTGCTCGTGGTGGGCGGCTCGGGCGCCAGCGGGGCCCTGGCCACCACCCAGCTGTATGACCCGGCCACGGGGACCTGGACCGCCGGTGGCTCGCTCGCGTGGGCTCGCCAGTCCCACACGGCGACGCTGATGCCCGATGGCCGCATCATGGTGGTGGGCGGTGTCGGCACCAGCGGCGCGGCCGTCACCAGCGGCGAGTTCTCCCCCATGGGAGGCATTGCCTGGAGATCCACGGGAACGAGCGTGCAGGCCCGCCAGTCCCATAGCGCCACGCTGGTGTCGGGAGGGAGGATCCTCGTGGCCGGAGGGACGGGGACCGGAGGCCCCTTCCGGAGTTCCGAGCTCTCCGTCAATGGCGCCGCCTGGATCGCCTCGGGCGCGCTGCTCGAGGCCCGCTACCTCCACACGGCGACGGTGCTGCCGGATGGTCGGGTGCTCGTGGTCGGCGGGAGGAGCGCCACCGTCTCGCTGGCCAGCAGCGAGGTGTATACCCCGGCCACCGGCATGTGGACCGCCAGCGGTTCGCTCACGCAAGCCCGCCGGTATCACACGACCACCTTGCTCCCGGGGGGCAGGCTGCTCGTGGTGGGCGGAGAGGGCGCCGACAACGTCTTCCTCGCCACCGCCGAGGTGAACTGA